One genomic region from Clostridia bacterium encodes:
- a CDS encoding glycosyltransferase: MRIAIISEGYLPELNGVCISLHERLKCFSRLGYEVQVYIPDYSHLSDQYPDYKSHLGSVMPGITVIPYPSKLFAPRRMCFAKPNSFKTVESSIKLFSPDIIHVECPERLFSGFLTRPGIALANRLNIPATAFYHTNYIPCIKEYSGGICFFSLPKIEILLKKIVAWIYNSYKLTMVPSKTSMAYLKNCGIKNCIQGRFLGVDKDKFKNRIHDIGIEKKISSLRKKTKILYVGRIDKEKQISNLIKVFDAVRKKSNNKCGFIIVGGGEEEQKVKTWASKHDDVVFAGPVSNSETSLYYSIADIFVTASPIENYPLTVLEAMASGIPVVGPDQGGVGELIQHGKTGLSVKPYSVKAIADSILQLVNNASLRKEMSRNSLLAVNDFSWENSALKMINVWQSLLRDKGKVPDMDYVSQSAGIQL, from the coding sequence ATGAGAATTGCTATAATATCAGAAGGCTATCTGCCTGAACTAAACGGCGTATGCATAAGTTTGCATGAAAGACTCAAGTGCTTTTCAAGGCTTGGCTATGAGGTACAGGTGTACATACCTGATTACAGCCATTTAAGTGACCAATACCCGGATTACAAGTCTCATTTGGGAAGTGTTATGCCGGGAATTACAGTAATACCCTATCCAAGCAAGTTATTTGCCCCAAGGCGGATGTGTTTTGCAAAACCTAACTCTTTCAAGACTGTTGAAAGCAGTATCAAACTGTTTAGTCCTGACATAATACACGTGGAATGTCCGGAAAGGCTTTTTTCAGGTTTCTTAACAAGGCCTGGGATAGCCCTGGCAAATAGGCTTAATATTCCCGCAACCGCTTTTTACCATACAAACTATATTCCTTGTATAAAAGAATATAGTGGCGGAATCTGCTTTTTCAGTCTCCCTAAAATCGAAATACTGCTGAAAAAGATAGTCGCATGGATTTACAACAGCTATAAACTGACCATGGTCCCTTCTAAAACATCAATGGCCTATCTCAAGAACTGTGGTATAAAAAACTGTATTCAAGGCCGGTTTCTGGGAGTTGATAAAGATAAATTCAAAAACAGAATCCATGATATTGGTATTGAAAAGAAAATAAGCTCACTGCGTAAGAAAACTAAGATTCTATACGTTGGCAGAATTGATAAGGAGAAGCAAATAAGCAATCTTATAAAGGTATTTGATGCTGTAAGAAAGAAAAGTAATAATAAATGCGGTTTTATAATAGTTGGTGGGGGTGAAGAAGAACAAAAGGTTAAAACCTGGGCCTCAAAGCATGATGATGTAGTTTTTGCCGGACCTGTAAGCAATAGTGAGACAAGTCTGTATTATTCCATAGCCGATATATTTGTTACTGCATCTCCCATAGAGAATTATCCCCTTACAGTATTGGAAGCAATGGCAAGCGGTATCCCTGTAGTAGGCCCTGATCAGGGAGGAGTGGGTGAACTGATACAGCATGGCAAAACCGGCTTGTCGGTTAAACCTTACAGCGTAAAAGCTATAGCAGACTCTATATTACAACTTGTAAACAATGCAAGTCTGCGTAAGGAAATGAGCAGGAATTCCCTGCTGGCAGTAAATGATTTCTCATGGGAAAATTCAGCACTAAAAATGATAAACGTATGGCAGAGTTTACTTAGAGATAAGGGAAAAGTACCAGATATGGACTATGTAAGCCAATCAGCCGGAATCCAGCTTTAA
- a CDS encoding ATP-binding cassette domain-containing protein: MISTNGISLRYGGRVLFENVNIKFTPGNCYGLIGANGSGKSTFLKILSGEIEANKGEVVIPAGKRLAVLKQNHFEFDEFEVLKTVIMGHKRLCEIMDEKEILYSKPDFSEEDGIRISELEGEFAELNGWEAESEAATLLNGLGICEDLHSKKMMELEGNEKVRVLLAQALFGNPDILLLDEPTNHLDISSITWLENFLSNFENTVIVVSHDRHFLNQVCTHIADIDFGKIQLYVGNYDFWYESSQFALQQMKDMNKKTEARIKELQEFIQRFSANASKSKQATSRKRLLEKLTLEDIKPSSRKYPFVDFKPEREAGNDLLMVTGISKELEGEKVLDDVGFMVNKGDKIAFVGPNGLAKTTLFRILMEEIKPDSGSIKWGVTTSQAYFPKDNSEFFEGVDLNLVDWLRQFSKDQTETFLRGWLGRMLFSGDEALKKACVLSGGEKVRCMLSKMMLSGANVLLFDEPTNHLDLESITALNNGLINFKGTILFVSHDHQFVQTVANRIIEITPKGLIDRQMTYDEYLESEDVAALRKEMYI, encoded by the coding sequence ATGATTAGTACTAATGGTATATCTCTCAGATATGGGGGACGTGTACTGTTTGAGAATGTAAATATAAAGTTTACTCCGGGTAATTGTTATGGACTTATTGGAGCCAATGGTTCGGGTAAGTCAACTTTTTTAAAGATACTTTCCGGAGAAATTGAAGCGAACAAGGGGGAAGTAGTGATACCAGCCGGTAAGAGGCTTGCCGTACTTAAACAGAATCACTTTGAGTTTGATGAATTTGAAGTCTTAAAGACAGTTATTATGGGACATAAAAGACTTTGTGAAATAATGGATGAGAAGGAAATATTGTATTCCAAGCCTGATTTTTCAGAAGAGGATGGGATAAGGATATCTGAGCTTGAAGGAGAGTTTGCGGAACTAAACGGGTGGGAAGCAGAATCGGAAGCAGCTACACTGTTAAACGGCCTTGGTATTTGTGAGGATCTCCATAGCAAAAAAATGATGGAGCTGGAAGGAAACGAGAAGGTAAGGGTGCTTCTTGCCCAGGCTCTTTTTGGTAATCCGGACATCCTTTTGTTGGACGAACCTACCAACCATCTTGATATTTCTTCTATAACCTGGCTGGAAAACTTTTTGTCTAACTTTGAAAATACTGTAATAGTTGTATCACATGACAGACATTTTCTAAACCAGGTATGTACTCACATAGCAGATATCGACTTTGGCAAGATACAGCTTTATGTCGGCAACTATGATTTCTGGTATGAATCAAGCCAGTTTGCACTTCAGCAGATGAAGGATATGAATAAAAAGACTGAGGCGAGGATAAAAGAATTGCAGGAGTTTATTCAGCGCTTTAGTGCCAATGCTTCAAAGTCAAAACAGGCGACTTCACGTAAGCGTCTGCTGGAAAAGCTTACATTGGAAGATATTAAGCCCTCATCCCGCAAGTATCCTTTTGTAGACTTCAAGCCTGAAAGAGAAGCGGGGAATGATCTCCTGATGGTAACAGGAATAAGCAAGGAATTAGAAGGAGAAAAGGTATTGGATGATGTAGGTTTTATGGTCAACAAGGGTGACAAAATTGCGTTTGTAGGCCCTAACGGACTGGCAAAAACTACTTTGTTTAGAATATTGATGGAGGAAATCAAACCTGACAGCGGTAGTATAAAGTGGGGTGTCACAACGTCACAGGCGTATTTTCCTAAGGATAATTCCGAGTTTTTTGAAGGAGTAGACCTGAATCTTGTAGACTGGCTCAGGCAGTTCTCAAAAGATCAGACGGAAACCTTCCTTAGAGGGTGGCTGGGCAGGATGCTGTTTTCAGGTGATGAAGCACTGAAGAAGGCCTGTGTCCTTTCCGGTGGTGAAAAAGTCCGCTGCATGCTTTCAAAAATGATGCTTTCCGGTGCCAACGTGCTTCTGTTTGATGAACCCACAAACCATCTGGATTTGGAGTCCATTACAGCTTTAAATAATGGATTGATAAACTTTAAAGGAACTATTCTCTTTGTATCTCACGACCACCAGTTTGTCCAAACTGTAGCCAACAGGATTATTGAGATAACACCTAAGGGCTTGATAGACAGGCAGATGACTTATGATGAATACCTTGAAAGTGAAGATGTTGCTGCTTTGAGGAAAGAAATGTATATTTAG